The Nitrospinaceae bacterium genome contains the following window.
GCATCGTCAAACGAGAAGTCGTGCGGGTGCTCACGCCAGGGACCGCCAACAACCCGCAATTGATTGATGGAAAAAGTTCTTGCTACCTCGCGGGTTTGGCGCCGGGGAGCGGAAAACTTGCAAATTGCTGGGGTGTTGCGTGGATGGATTTGTCCACCGGAGAATTCAGCGCCTCTGAAATTATTGGAGAGCACGCCGGAGCCATTCTTGCCGATGCACTTGAGAGGATACGGCCCAGAGAGATGCTCTTGCCCCCTGGCGCCGAAATACCCCAGGCCGCCGAACGCCGGATAAGCGAGTTGGGCGCTCGTATTGAGCATCGACCCAAGAGTAATTCTCACTCATCGGCACTCGATCTTCTCCGCGAGCAGTTCGGTGAGGGCAAGGAAATTGAGAGCGATATCAATGGGCATCCCCTGGCATCGATTGCGGCAGCAGACTTGCTCGAATTCTCACGAGAAAACCAACCCGGCAACTTTCCACATTTGAGGAAAATAAATTTCCAACGCATGTCGGATACCATGCTTTTAGATGCCGCAACGCAAAGGAATCTGGAGCTTGTCCGCTCTCAAGTTGACGGGGGAAGGCGAGGCACACTCCTCGATTTGATGGACGATACCAATACCGCCATGGGGGCACGCCTCTTGAGGCGCTGGGTTCTTTCACCTCTGATTACGCTCAAGGCAGTGAAACATCGTGCGGATGCGGTTGATGAGTTTGTCCAAGACCCCGCCAGCCGGAGAGCCCTTAGAGATTCTCTATCGAGGATTCAGGATTTCGAGCGCATCCTTGGCCGCATTGCTATACAAACGGCCAATGCGAGGGATTTGCTGGCACTGGGAACCTCACTGGCTGCGCTTCCTGCGCTTCGTGAAGCGCTTTCAAATTCGAATTGCCCATATCTTAGGGACATCTTGGATGATTGGGATTCGTTGGAGGATGTCTCCCGCAAACTTTGTGAATCGATTGTCGATTCACCTCCACTCACGATTCGTGATGGCGGAATAATTAGGGACGGCCTCGATCCCGAACTCGACCGCTATAGAGAGGCCGGCCGCAGCGGCAAATCATGGCTTGAATCGTATGCCAACGATGAGCGCGAGCGCACGGGCCTTCCCGTGAAGGTTGGGTTCAATAAAGTATTTGGCTTTTATCTAGAATTGCCGAAAAGATTCTCGGAGGAGGCGCCGCTCGAATACACACGCAAGCAAACGCTTG
Protein-coding sequences here:
- the mutS gene encoding DNA mismatch repair protein MutS, which produces MSPSTKTTEALGSSGPITKNGSTKSSSKPIPDKTSPAMRQFLEIKGRHPDALLFFQMGDFFEMFFDDALVGSKVLELTLTSRQKDANGNPISMCGVPIHAADTYSTRLLEAGHKVAICEQVGAPVDGKGIVKREVVRVLTPGTANNPQLIDGKSSCYLAGLAPGSGKLANCWGVAWMDLSTGEFSASEIIGEHAGAILADALERIRPREMLLPPGAEIPQAAERRISELGARIEHRPKSNSHSSALDLLREQFGEGKEIESDINGHPLASIAAADLLEFSRENQPGNFPHLRKINFQRMSDTMLLDAATQRNLELVRSQVDGGRRGTLLDLMDDTNTAMGARLLRRWVLSPLITLKAVKHRADAVDEFVQDPASRRALRDSLSRIQDFERILGRIAIQTANARDLLALGTSLAALPALREALSNSNCPYLRDILDDWDSLEDVSRKLCESIVDSPPLTIRDGGIIRDGLDPELDRYREAGRSGKSWLESYANDERERTGLPVKVGFNKVFGFYLELPKRFSEEAPLEYTRKQTLVSAERYITEELKKIEDDVLGAEEKAKELEYRLFGQLRVFAA